In one Brevibacterium sp. CBA3109 genomic region, the following are encoded:
- a CDS encoding RNA-binding protein, producing MLADSLEHLVRGIVDHPDDVAVRSRSSQRGTTLEVRVHPEDLGRVIGRAGRTAKALRTVINSLAGRESVRVDLIEA from the coding sequence ATGTTGGCTGATTCGCTCGAACACCTGGTCCGCGGCATCGTCGATCATCCAGACGATGTTGCTGTTCGATCCCGCTCGTCACAGCGCGGGACCACGCTCGAGGTTCGGGTTCACCCGGAAGACCTCGGTCGTGTCATCGGTCGCGCTGGAAGAACCGCAAAGGCTCTGCGCACCGTGATCAACTCTCTTGCCGGCCGTGAGTCGGTGCGAGTGGACCTCATCGAGGCGTAA
- the rplS gene encoding 50S ribosomal protein L19: MQKLDVVDAASLKTDVPEFRPGDTLNVHVRVIEGSRSRIQVFKGIVIRRQGDGIRETFTARKISFGVGVERTFPVHSPIVEKLEVLARGDVRRAKLYYLRELRGKAARIREKA; encoded by the coding sequence ATGCAGAAGCTTGATGTTGTTGATGCAGCCTCGTTGAAGACTGACGTTCCTGAGTTCCGTCCAGGCGACACCCTCAACGTTCACGTGCGCGTGATCGAAGGATCGCGTTCGCGTATCCAGGTGTTCAAGGGAATCGTCATTCGTCGCCAGGGCGACGGAATCCGCGAGACCTTCACCGCTCGTAAGATCAGCTTCGGCGTCGGCGTCGAGCGCACCTTCCCAGTGCACTCGCCCATCGTCGAGAAGCTCGAAGTCCTCGCCCGCGGTGACGTTCGTCGCGCCAAGCTGTACTACCTGCGCGAACTGCGCGGCAAGGCTGCACGCATCCGCGAAAAGGCCTGA
- a CDS encoding DUF2469 domain-containing protein, protein MSTDDLDDYEAQLELQLYKEYRDVVGLFAYVVETERRFYLANHVDLKAHNDAGDVYFELTLRDAWVWDSYRSARFIKTVHVLTFKDVNIEEIAKSDLEPPTSIRN, encoded by the coding sequence ATGAGCACTGATGATCTGGACGATTACGAAGCTCAACTGGAGCTGCAGCTCTACAAGGAGTATCGCGATGTCGTGGGACTCTTCGCCTACGTGGTGGAGACAGAACGACGTTTCTACTTGGCCAACCACGTTGATCTCAAGGCCCACAACGACGCCGGAGACGTCTATTTCGAACTGACGCTGCGCGACGCCTGGGTGTGGGACAGTTACCGGTCGGCGCGTTTCATCAAGACGGTGCACGTGCTGACCTTCAAAGACGTCAATATCGAGGAGATCGCCAAGAGCGATCTGGAACCGCCGACATCAATCAGGAACTGA
- the lepB gene encoding signal peptidase I yields MPKNQEDATFGSRFLYSGRIWKIVAVIAILIIVIGGSVRGFVIQRFTIPSASMEPTLDVGDDITVWRPDALRSHIQRGDIVVFDGRGSFVDDALPTPLQKVGSWVGLGSRDVYYVKRVIAVGGDTLQCCDAQGRLLLNDEPLNEDYAPHPASAIEFSIEIPADTMWVMGDNRNNSADSRALMGKPGGGFIPFDRVIGPVIGHGSSVD; encoded by the coding sequence GTGCCGAAGAATCAAGAAGACGCGACCTTCGGGTCGCGTTTTCTGTATTCGGGCCGCATCTGGAAGATCGTCGCTGTGATCGCGATCCTCATCATCGTCATCGGCGGGTCGGTTCGCGGGTTCGTCATCCAACGGTTCACAATCCCCAGCGCATCGATGGAACCGACTCTGGACGTCGGCGATGACATCACAGTGTGGCGCCCCGACGCGCTGCGTTCACACATTCAGCGCGGAGACATCGTCGTCTTCGACGGTCGTGGCTCCTTCGTCGACGATGCCCTGCCGACCCCGCTGCAGAAGGTGGGATCATGGGTTGGGCTCGGAAGCCGAGACGTCTACTACGTCAAACGCGTTATCGCGGTCGGCGGAGACACACTCCAATGCTGCGACGCGCAGGGACGGCTGTTACTCAACGACGAACCCCTGAACGAGGACTACGCGCCACACCCTGCCTCAGCCATCGAATTCTCGATCGAAATTCCAGCCGACACTATGTGGGTGATGGGTGACAACAGGAACAACTCCGCAGACTCGCGCGCACTGATGGGTAAACCCGGGGGCGGATTCATCCCCTTCGACCGTGTCATCGGACCCGTCATCGGGCATGGTTCCTCGGTCGACTGA
- the lepB gene encoding signal peptidase I, whose translation MSTESEASPPSASKRFLRGLLETAAIILVAILISTALKTWVVRSFYIPSGSMMETLQIDDRVLVNQLAPRFGPANRGDIIVFDDPDHWLSPEEVSEYEPNPLLEFVGLAPADGGNQLIKRVIGVGGDTVECCDAQGRILVNGEPIDETYLDDGTAPSEMEFDVTVPEGHYWVMGDNRSNSADSRYHVDTQPYVSEDNVVGTVFLINWPFKHFSWRSTPKAVFADVPNPEGITGS comes from the coding sequence ATGTCAACCGAATCAGAAGCTTCCCCGCCTTCAGCCTCGAAGAGGTTCCTCCGCGGCCTGCTCGAGACCGCAGCGATCATTCTCGTCGCCATTCTCATCTCCACCGCACTCAAGACCTGGGTCGTCCGCTCGTTCTACATCCCTTCGGGATCGATGATGGAGACCCTGCAGATTGATGACAGGGTCCTTGTCAACCAGCTTGCGCCCCGGTTCGGACCAGCCAATCGCGGGGACATCATCGTCTTCGACGACCCCGACCATTGGCTGAGCCCTGAAGAGGTCTCGGAATATGAGCCCAACCCTCTCCTCGAATTCGTTGGACTGGCTCCCGCTGATGGGGGCAATCAGTTGATCAAACGTGTCATCGGCGTCGGCGGCGACACCGTCGAATGCTGCGACGCGCAGGGACGCATCCTCGTCAACGGCGAACCCATCGATGAGACATACCTCGACGATGGCACTGCTCCCTCAGAGATGGAATTCGATGTCACCGTCCCAGAGGGCCACTACTGGGTGATGGGGGACAACCGCAGCAACTCCGCAGACTCCAGGTACCACGTCGACACACAGCCCTATGTGTCCGAAGACAACGTGGTGGGCACGGTCTTCCTCATCAACTGGCCCTTCAAACACTTCAGCTGGCGGTCCACCCCGAAGGCGGTCTTCGCCGACGTCCCCAATCCCGAGGGAATCACCGGCAGCTGA
- the rimM gene encoding ribosome maturation factor RimM (Essential for efficient processing of 16S rRNA) — MDTVIARLGKPHGIKGEFTVEVRTDRPDERLVPGQTYSTDPDIGELTLTSARWHRDRLLLTFDEVPDRNRAEEIRNTLILSDQEEDGEVEDDAWYLEDLIGLRVLEGETRVGEIVDVTNGTAQDLLHMKHVDGHQALIPFVTEIVPEVDVEAGWIRVTPPAGLFDVS; from the coding sequence ATGGACACGGTGATCGCCCGGTTGGGCAAACCGCACGGCATCAAAGGCGAATTCACCGTCGAGGTGCGCACCGACAGGCCGGACGAACGGCTCGTGCCTGGTCAGACGTACTCCACCGATCCCGACATCGGTGAGCTGACGCTGACGTCGGCGAGATGGCACCGGGACCGTCTGCTGCTGACCTTCGACGAAGTCCCCGATCGGAATCGGGCTGAGGAGATCCGCAACACCCTCATCCTCAGCGACCAGGAGGAAGATGGCGAGGTTGAGGACGACGCCTGGTACCTCGAAGACCTCATCGGGCTTCGAGTCCTCGAGGGTGAGACACGCGTCGGCGAGATCGTCGACGTCACGAACGGCACCGCCCAGGACCTGCTCCATATGAAGCACGTCGACGGTCACCAGGCGCTCATTCCCTTCGTCACTGAGATTGTGCCCGAGGTCGACGTTGAAGCCGGGTGGATCAGAGTCACGCCTCCGGCTGGTCTCTTCGACGTCTCGTGA
- a CDS encoding YraN family protein, with the protein MTQGMRQRSLGQTGEDLAADFLQRQGMVIIERNFRCPRGEIDIIARDGDTIVFVEVKTRRTLALGSPLEAVTRAKLKRIRMLSGIWLRGQSDFFAAIRVDALGIVMEPEPDYSHRCNLQVDS; encoded by the coding sequence ATGACCCAGGGAATGCGTCAGCGCTCCCTGGGGCAGACAGGGGAGGACCTGGCCGCAGACTTCCTGCAACGGCAGGGAATGGTCATCATCGAACGCAACTTCAGATGCCCACGGGGAGAGATCGACATCATCGCGCGAGACGGTGACACCATCGTCTTCGTCGAGGTGAAGACCCGCAGAACCCTGGCGTTGGGATCTCCGCTCGAGGCCGTGACCAGGGCGAAACTGAAGCGGATCAGAATGCTGTCGGGAATCTGGCTGCGCGGGCAGAGCGACTTCTTCGCCGCCATCCGCGTCGATGCCCTCGGCATCGTCATGGAACCCGAACCTGACTATTCTCATCGCTGCAACCTGCAGGTCGACTCGTGA
- a CDS encoding ribonuclease HII: MAQIGLHDLSLERALLAEGYEFVIGIDEVGRGALAGPVSVGAALFDLRVLTAAEVPEGIHDSKQLSALSRQTATDRVNGWARATAVGSTTPSELDELGMTMALNLAGRRALSDLLMALVGSAVFPPSTMVLLDGKHDWLSAPLTLDCLGIFGPAADLDLPQVRTVIKGDGSVPVIAAASIVAKVHRDEAMIVLAKAHPQYGWESNVGYGTIRHRRGIADFGPSIHHRRSFRLQTTHDAKEGSS, translated from the coding sequence ATGGCACAGATTGGATTGCACGACCTCAGCCTGGAACGCGCCCTGCTTGCAGAAGGCTACGAATTCGTCATCGGCATCGACGAGGTCGGCCGTGGGGCACTGGCAGGACCGGTCAGCGTGGGCGCAGCGCTCTTCGACCTCAGAGTCCTCACCGCCGCCGAGGTGCCCGAGGGCATTCATGATTCGAAGCAGCTGAGTGCGCTGTCCCGGCAAACCGCGACCGATCGTGTCAATGGATGGGCGCGCGCCACAGCAGTGGGGTCGACGACGCCGAGTGAACTCGACGAACTCGGGATGACCATGGCTCTGAACCTGGCCGGCCGTCGGGCACTGTCTGACCTGCTGATGGCTCTCGTCGGCTCGGCGGTCTTTCCGCCTTCGACGATGGTGCTCCTCGACGGCAAACATGATTGGCTTTCTGCACCACTCACGCTCGACTGCCTGGGGATATTCGGGCCCGCAGCAGACCTGGATCTGCCCCAGGTGCGGACCGTGATCAAAGGTGACGGCAGTGTTCCGGTCATCGCCGCGGCAAGTATTGTGGCAAAAGTGCACCGTGACGAGGCGATGATCGTACTCGCGAAGGCGCACCCCCAGTATGGTTGGGAGTCGAATGTCGGGTACGGAACCATCAGACACCGTCGGGGCATCGCCGACTTCGGCCCCAGCATTCACCACCGGAGAAGCTTCCGCCTGCAAACGACGCACGATGCGAAGGAGGGATCGTCATGA
- the trmD gene encoding tRNA (guanosine(37)-N1)-methyltransferase TrmD — protein MKIDVVSIFPEYLAGLQLSLIGKAVDQGLLHMNVHDLRDFTFDRHNTVDDSPYGGGAGMVMKAEPWALALEHILGGESLGTTVDEQTVTGNSVDAESDAAVKPILIVPSPAGPVFNQRIAEELSGAEHLIFACGRYEGIDQRVIDWSADHFDLRPMSIGDYVLNGGEVASMVMIEAVSRLIPGVIGNPESLTEESHEDGLLEYPIYTKPSSWRDREVPEILLSGNHGAIARWRRDRRLERTAEVRPDLLAELPSLDKHDRAVVERFESRDESMKE, from the coding sequence ATGAAGATTGACGTCGTCTCCATCTTTCCGGAGTACCTCGCTGGGCTTCAGCTCTCCCTCATCGGCAAGGCCGTCGATCAGGGGCTGCTTCACATGAACGTCCACGACCTGCGCGACTTCACCTTCGACCGGCACAACACCGTCGATGACTCACCCTACGGTGGGGGCGCTGGAATGGTGATGAAGGCCGAGCCCTGGGCGTTGGCGCTCGAGCACATCCTTGGCGGGGAATCTCTCGGGACGACCGTTGACGAGCAGACGGTGACTGGAAACTCTGTCGACGCGGAATCCGACGCAGCCGTGAAGCCGATTCTCATCGTGCCCAGTCCCGCTGGACCCGTGTTCAATCAGCGCATCGCCGAGGAGCTCTCTGGTGCCGAGCACCTCATATTCGCGTGCGGGCGATACGAAGGGATCGACCAGCGGGTCATCGACTGGTCAGCCGACCATTTCGACCTGCGGCCCATGAGTATCGGAGACTATGTGCTCAACGGGGGAGAGGTTGCCTCAATGGTGATGATCGAAGCAGTCAGTCGCCTCATTCCCGGAGTCATCGGCAACCCCGAGTCGCTGACAGAGGAGAGCCACGAGGACGGACTCCTCGAATATCCGATCTATACGAAGCCCTCCAGCTGGAGAGACCGGGAGGTGCCCGAGATTCTGCTCAGTGGAAACCACGGCGCGATCGCACGGTGGAGGAGGGATCGGAGGCTCGAACGCACAGCCGAGGTCAGGCCCGATCTGCTTGCAGAACTCCCCAGTCTCGACAAGCATGACCGTGCCGTTGTGGAACGGTTTGAGTCCCGAGATGAATCCATGAAAGAATAG
- the rpsP gene encoding 30S ribosomal protein S16 has product MAVKIRLTRMGKIRAPHYRVVVADSRTRRDGKAIEQIGIYHPTRNPSVIEIDSERAQHWLSVGAQPTDQVRTLLKLTGDWQKHTGIGEAVNTVKPQPEKEAYVAPTAGSVIKEAITPKGSDKAAEPAEEAAPAASEESAEA; this is encoded by the coding sequence GTGGCAGTCAAAATTCGCTTGACCCGCATGGGCAAAATCCGTGCACCGCACTACCGCGTCGTCGTGGCCGATTCGCGCACACGTCGCGATGGTAAGGCCATCGAACAGATCGGCATCTACCATCCGACCCGCAACCCTTCGGTCATCGAGATCGACTCAGAGCGTGCGCAGCACTGGCTCTCCGTCGGTGCTCAGCCGACCGATCAGGTTCGCACCCTGCTGAAGCTCACCGGCGACTGGCAGAAGCACACCGGCATCGGCGAAGCAGTGAACACTGTGAAGCCGCAGCCGGAGAAGGAAGCCTACGTGGCTCCCACTGCCGGATCGGTGATCAAGGAGGCTATCACTCCTAAGGGCTCGGACAAGGCTGCTGAGCCTGCTGAGGAAGCAGCTCCTGCTGCTTCCGAAGAGAGCGCTGAAGCCTGA
- the ffh gene encoding signal recognition particle protein codes for MFNSLSDRLTATFKNLRGKGRLSEADVDATIREIRRALLDADVALPVVRAFTGRIRDRALSEEVSGALNPGQQVVKVVNDELVGILGGETRRLNYAKRPPTVIMLAGLQGAGKTTLAGKLAYWLKSEGHRPMLVAADLQRPNAVNQLEIVGERAGAFVYAPEPGNGVGDPVQVATDSLEVAKSKLHDVVIVDTAGRLGIDEELMAQAADIRTAVNPDEVLFVIDAMIGQDAVKTAQAFLEGVDFTGVVLSKLDGDSRGGAALSVAEVTGKPIMFASTGESMKEFEQFHPDRMADRILDMGDILTLIEQAEKNFDEKETAKLQKKVEAGEDFDLNDFLTQMSGLKKMGSMKKMLGMMPGMSQYKDQLENFDEREVDRVEAIVRSMTPAERTNPKILNGSRRARIAKGAGTTVTAVNQLMERFTQAQKMMRGMTRGGGMPGMGGGGGMPGMGGMPGMGSMPGGGANRKKKAVTKKKGRKGGQSGNPAKRAQQAQALEDKKSGKTKDPVGSAFGGVDLDGEDEFDMKNLPKGFGGMFPGGK; via the coding sequence GTGTTTAATTCTCTTTCCGACAGGCTCACCGCGACGTTCAAGAACTTGCGCGGCAAGGGCCGGCTGTCCGAAGCCGATGTGGATGCCACCATCCGCGAGATCCGGCGCGCACTGCTGGACGCCGATGTCGCCCTGCCAGTCGTCCGTGCATTCACCGGACGCATTCGCGATAGGGCGCTGTCCGAAGAGGTCTCGGGTGCACTGAACCCGGGCCAACAGGTCGTCAAGGTCGTCAATGATGAACTGGTCGGCATCCTCGGCGGTGAGACCCGTCGCCTGAACTATGCGAAACGCCCACCCACTGTCATCATGCTCGCTGGCCTGCAGGGTGCAGGTAAGACCACGTTGGCCGGAAAACTTGCCTACTGGCTGAAGTCCGAAGGCCACCGCCCGATGCTCGTCGCGGCGGACTTGCAGCGTCCGAACGCAGTGAATCAGCTCGAAATCGTCGGAGAGCGTGCAGGCGCCTTCGTCTATGCACCAGAACCCGGCAATGGCGTCGGCGACCCGGTGCAGGTGGCCACCGACTCCCTCGAGGTCGCTAAGTCGAAGCTCCACGATGTCGTCATCGTCGACACCGCCGGTCGTCTCGGCATCGACGAAGAGCTCATGGCGCAGGCCGCTGACATCCGCACGGCTGTCAACCCCGATGAGGTTCTGTTCGTCATCGACGCGATGATCGGTCAGGACGCGGTGAAGACCGCTCAGGCGTTCCTCGAAGGCGTTGACTTCACCGGTGTCGTGCTCTCGAAGCTCGATGGTGACTCACGTGGTGGTGCCGCGCTGTCCGTCGCCGAGGTGACCGGAAAGCCCATCATGTTCGCATCGACCGGTGAGTCGATGAAGGAGTTCGAACAGTTCCATCCCGACCGGATGGCTGACCGAATCCTCGACATGGGTGACATCCTCACCCTCATCGAACAGGCTGAGAAGAACTTCGATGAGAAGGAGACTGCGAAGCTCCAGAAGAAGGTCGAAGCCGGTGAGGACTTCGATCTCAACGACTTCCTGACTCAGATGTCGGGCCTGAAGAAGATGGGCTCGATGAAGAAGATGCTGGGCATGATGCCCGGCATGAGCCAGTACAAGGATCAGCTGGAGAACTTCGACGAACGCGAAGTCGACCGCGTCGAAGCCATTGTGAGATCGATGACTCCGGCGGAACGCACCAACCCGAAGATCCTCAACGGATCACGCCGGGCGCGCATCGCCAAGGGAGCCGGCACCACTGTGACCGCGGTCAACCAGCTGATGGAACGATTCACTCAGGCGCAGAAGATGATGCGCGGAATGACTCGTGGCGGCGGTATGCCCGGAATGGGTGGAGGCGGCGGCATGCCGGGCATGGGCGGTATGCCTGGAATGGGCTCAATGCCCGGCGGCGGCGCGAACCGCAAGAAGAAGGCCGTGACCAAGAAGAAGGGCCGCAAGGGCGGTCAGTCGGGCAACCCCGCCAAGCGGGCACAGCAGGCTCAGGCACTGGAGGACAAGAAGTCCGGCAAGACGAAGGACCCAGTCGGCTCGGCCTTCGGTGGAGTCGATCTCGACGGTGAAGACGAGTTCGATATGAAGAATCTGCCGAAGGGCTTCGGCGGGATGTTCCCAGGTGGAAAGTAG